The proteins below are encoded in one region of Podarcis raffonei isolate rPodRaf1 chromosome 8, rPodRaf1.pri, whole genome shotgun sequence:
- the LOC128420294 gene encoding adenosine receptor A1-like, whose amino-acid sequence MAAYDHSLSMQQQLLQAMNATSPPALDVPYLLSESLIALFSIVGNVFICAVVLQSRKLRAIVTNYFLVSLAVADVLVGAVVIPFAQFTDLGLPRYRSQLCLLMLCMLLVLTQASVFGLLAIAVERYISILKPFQYKSWMSPLNALLVILASWVLALLIGLLPMMGWHKPLPASGECLFNDIITNTYMVYFNFMACMLAPLLVMMVLYGRIFLEVKQQIRKVAEGEVDVSAQERRRMIVRKELQTATSLFIILFFFTVCWLPVHILNTVMLLCPACPIPNQLILASIILSHANSAINPVIYVFRMRSFRKAFESAFSGICSSPATDAFSTSRITPSNVSEVPLRNLSLPGK is encoded by the coding sequence ATGGCTGCCTATGACCATTCGCTGTccatgcagcagcagctgctccaaGCCATGAACGCCACGTCGCCTCCGGCCCTGGACGTCCCCTACTTGCTGAGTGAGAGCCTGATCGCGCTGTTCTCCATCGTGGGCAACGTCTTCATCTGCGCCGTCGTCCTACAGAGCCGGAAGCTGCGGGCCATCGTCACAAACTACTTCCTCGTCTCTCTGGCCGTGGCAGACGTCTTGGTTGGGGCAGTGGTCATCCCTTTTGCCCAATTTACCGACCTGGGTTTGCCACGCTACCGGTCGCAGCTCTGCCTCCTGATGTTGTGCATGCTGCTGGTGTTGACGCAAGCCTCCGTCTTCGGGCTGCTGGCCATCGCCGTCGAGAGGTATATCTCCATCCTGAAGCCTTTCCAGTACAAATCCTGGATGAGCCCCCTCAACGCCCTCCTGGTGATCTTGGCGTCCTGGGTGCTGGCTCTTCTGATCGGCCTACTGCCCATGATGGGCTGGCACAAGCCCTTGCCAGCCAGCGGGGAGTGTCTCTTCAACGACATCATCACCAACACCTACATGGTCTACTTCAACTTCATGGCCTGCATGCTGGCTCCTCTGCTGGTCATGATGGTCCTGTACGGGCGCATCTTCCTGGAGGTCAAACAGCAAATCCGCAAGGTGGCCGAGGGAGAGGTGGACGTCAGCGCCCAGGAGAGGCGGCGGATGATTGTCCGCAAAGAGCTGCAGACGGCCACGTCGCTGTTCATCATCCTCTTTTTCTTCACTGTCTGCTGGCTCCCGGTCCACATTCTCAACACGGTCATGCTGCTCTGCCCCGCCTGCCCCATCCCGAACCAGCTCATCCTGGCCTCCATCATCCTTTCCCATGCCAACTCCGCCATCAACCCAGTCATCTACGTCTTCCGCATGAGATCCTTCCGGAAAGCCTTCGAGAGCGCCTTTTCGGGCATCTGCTCCTCCCCCGCCACAGATGCCTTCTCCACCTCCAGGATAACGCCTTCCAACGTCTCGGAGGTGCCTCTTCGGAATCTGTCTTTGCCGGGGAAGTGA
- the SNRPD2 gene encoding small nuclear ribonucleoprotein Sm D2 — protein sequence MSLLNKPKSEMTPEELQKREEEEFNTGPLSVLTQSVKNNTQVLINCRNNKKLLGRVKAFDRHCNMVLENVKEMWTEVPKSGKGKKKSKPVNKDRYISKMFLRGDSVIVVLRNPLIAGK from the exons gAGCCTCTTAAACAAGCCCAAGAGTGAGATGACCCCAGAGGAGCTccagaagagggaggaggaagagttcaACACGGGGCCCCTCTCTGTTCTCACCCAGTCCGTCAAAAACAATACTCAGGTGCTAATCAACTGCCGAAACAACAAGAAACTGCTTGGCCGGGTCAAAGCCTTTGACAG GCACTGCAACATGGTGTTGGAAAACGTTAAGGAGATGTGGACAGAGGTGCCCAAGAGTGGGAAAGGCAAGAAGAAATCGAAACCTGTCAACAAGGACCGCTACATCTCCAAGATGTTCCTGCGTGGAGATTCGGTCATTGTGGTGCTGCGGAACCCCCTAATCGCTGGCAAATAA